In Thermus islandicus DSM 21543, a genomic segment contains:
- a CDS encoding inorganic diphosphatase: MANLKSLPVGKGAPEVVHMVIEVPRGSGNKYEYDPELGAIKLDRVLPGAQFYPGDYGFIPSTLAEDGDPLDGLVLSTYPLLPGVVVEVRVVGLLLMEDEKGGDAKIIGVVAEDQRLEHIRDIGDVPEGVKQEIQHFFETYKALEAKKGKWVRVTGWRDRSAALEEVRACIARYLG, translated from the coding sequence ATGGCGAACCTGAAGAGCCTGCCGGTGGGAAAGGGCGCTCCTGAGGTGGTCCACATGGTCATTGAGGTGCCCCGGGGTTCCGGCAACAAGTACGAGTACGACCCCGAGCTGGGGGCGATCAAGCTAGACCGGGTCCTCCCCGGAGCCCAGTTTTACCCTGGGGACTACGGCTTCATCCCCTCCACCCTGGCCGAGGATGGGGATCCCCTGGACGGGCTTGTCCTCTCCACCTATCCCCTTCTGCCCGGGGTGGTGGTGGAGGTGCGGGTGGTGGGCCTCCTCCTCATGGAGGACGAGAAGGGCGGGGACGCCAAGATCATCGGCGTGGTAGCCGAGGACCAGCGCCTGGAGCACATCCGGGATATCGGCGATGTCCCCGAAGGGGTGAAGCAGGAGATCCAGCACTTCTTTGAGACCTACAAGGCCCTCGAGGCCAAGAAGGGCAAGTGGGTGCGGGTGACGGGCTGGCGGGACCGCAGCGCTGCCCTGGAAGAGGTCAGGGCCTGCATCGCCCGCTACCTGGGCTAG
- a CDS encoding ComEA family DNA-binding protein: MVLGYLLAVALLALFSLWPKLAPAPGPVRVTAFAEASFTPPPPVPVSLNQASLEELEGLPGVGPVLARRILEGRPYARVEDLLRVKGIGPATLERLRPYVRP, translated from the coding sequence GTGGTCCTTGGCTACCTCCTCGCGGTAGCCCTGCTCGCCCTCTTCAGCCTCTGGCCCAAGCTCGCTCCGGCACCCGGCCCGGTGCGGGTTACGGCCTTCGCCGAGGCCTCCTTCACGCCCCCGCCTCCGGTGCCGGTGAGCCTGAACCAGGCGAGCCTGGAGGAGCTGGAGGGCCTCCCCGGGGTGGGTCCTGTCCTGGCGCGGCGTATCCTGGAAGGCAGGCCCTACGCGCGGGTGGAGGACCTCCTCAGGGTGAAGGGCATTGGCCCGGCAACCCTGGAGCGGCTCCGCCCTTACGTGCGGCCATGA
- a CDS encoding DNA internalization-related competence protein ComEC/Rec2, with protein MRPALPGVGLGLGGLLGALVLLHPLFLALAPLLFLWQGAPSLLGLLLVLGRGLLFPLPEPPYGVRVEGVFTVREGFTQWEGHRLRLRRFPPLADGVYRLKGYLAPPEPRRNPGGLDERTWLLAQGVRGVFHVERAEALAPLPDPRAPWRERLAEGLSPLVREVVEGLVLGDKGGLEDAYPLFQKAGLAHLLAVSGQNVGYLVVALALLPLGRWRYLLALLLLPLYLWLAGPSPSLLRASLMAALSLLGLFLGLGAAGVFQALGLALFLQLLLRPEAILSLGFQLSYLAVLGMALVLPALALPRGARGWLLGGLAASVAAQLPLIPLLLHHFAFLPLLAPVVNLLALPLAALLVPLGLLKLLLGGVLAPVVEALARTLLALAQAASQGPLLWWGEVSPPGFVLYYLALLPLFLALYQRLPWRKALLLSTLPVLASLATAWPRPLDLWALDVGHGDALLARLGGAEVLVDGGRPERGDEVVRALRALGVEALEVLVATHPDADHYGGLLQVVAELPVGLALLSPAFPRDHSLVQALKAKGVPIRYPGAGTRLRVGRGGLEVLWPAGRSGDDNRDGLALLLDFGRGRALLLADLPEEVEERLSPGPVTVLKVSHHGARTGTSEALLQRCRPEFALIGTGNNPYGHPHPEVLERLKAHGARVYRTDRVGAVRVSFGYAW; from the coding sequence ATGAGACCCGCCCTCCCAGGGGTGGGCCTGGGCCTCGGCGGCCTCCTGGGTGCCCTGGTCCTCCTCCACCCCCTCTTCTTAGCCCTAGCCCCCCTCCTCTTCCTCTGGCAGGGGGCTCCCTCCCTCTTGGGCCTCCTTTTGGTCCTGGGGCGGGGCCTCCTCTTTCCCCTTCCCGAACCCCCCTATGGGGTGCGGGTAGAGGGCGTCTTCACCGTCCGAGAGGGGTTCACCCAGTGGGAGGGGCACCGCCTGCGCCTCAGGCGCTTCCCACCTCTGGCCGACGGGGTTTACCGCCTTAAGGGGTACCTGGCCCCCCCGGAGCCCCGGCGCAACCCCGGGGGGCTGGACGAGAGGACCTGGCTCCTGGCCCAGGGGGTCCGGGGGGTGTTTCACGTGGAACGGGCGGAGGCCCTGGCCCCTCTCCCCGACCCCCGGGCGCCCTGGCGAGAGCGGCTCGCTGAGGGCCTCTCCCCCCTGGTCCGGGAAGTGGTGGAGGGCCTGGTCCTGGGGGACAAAGGGGGCCTCGAGGACGCCTACCCCCTCTTCCAGAAGGCGGGCCTCGCCCACCTCCTGGCGGTTTCCGGGCAGAACGTGGGCTATTTGGTGGTGGCCCTGGCCCTCCTCCCCCTGGGGCGGTGGCGCTACCTCCTCGCCCTCCTCCTTCTCCCCCTCTACCTCTGGCTGGCGGGCCCCAGCCCCTCCCTGCTGCGGGCGAGCCTGATGGCGGCCCTCTCCCTCCTGGGACTCTTCCTCGGCCTGGGGGCTGCGGGGGTCTTCCAGGCCTTAGGGTTAGCCCTCTTCCTCCAGCTCCTCCTCCGCCCGGAGGCCATCCTGAGCCTCGGCTTCCAGCTCTCCTACCTGGCGGTGCTGGGCATGGCCCTGGTCCTCCCCGCCTTGGCCCTTCCCCGGGGGGCCCGGGGCTGGCTCCTCGGGGGCCTCGCCGCCAGCGTGGCTGCCCAACTCCCCCTTATCCCCCTTCTCCTCCACCACTTCGCTTTCCTCCCCCTCCTCGCCCCTGTGGTCAACCTCCTCGCCCTGCCCCTGGCGGCCCTTCTCGTGCCCCTGGGCCTTTTGAAGCTCCTCCTCGGGGGGGTTCTGGCGCCCGTGGTGGAGGCCCTGGCCCGAACCCTCCTGGCCCTGGCCCAGGCCGCCTCCCAGGGACCCCTGCTCTGGTGGGGAGAGGTCTCGCCCCCGGGTTTTGTCCTTTACTACCTGGCCCTCCTGCCCCTCTTCCTAGCCCTCTATCAGCGCCTCCCCTGGCGCAAGGCCCTCCTCCTCAGCACCCTGCCCGTCCTCGCCAGCCTCGCCACCGCCTGGCCCAGACCCCTGGACCTCTGGGCCCTGGACGTGGGCCATGGGGACGCCCTCCTCGCCCGCCTGGGCGGGGCCGAGGTCCTGGTGGACGGGGGACGGCCGGAACGGGGGGACGAGGTGGTCCGGGCCCTGAGGGCCCTCGGCGTGGAGGCCCTCGAGGTCCTGGTGGCCACCCATCCCGACGCGGACCACTACGGCGGGCTCCTCCAGGTGGTGGCCGAGCTCCCCGTGGGCCTGGCCCTCCTCTCCCCAGCCTTTCCCCGGGACCACTCCTTGGTGCAGGCCCTGAAGGCCAAAGGGGTCCCCATCCGCTACCCCGGGGCGGGCACACGGCTCAGGGTGGGGAGAGGGGGCCTCGAGGTCCTCTGGCCCGCGGGCCGGAGCGGGGACGACAACCGGGACGGCCTCGCCCTCCTCCTGGACTTCGGCCGGGGGAGAGCCCTCCTCCTGGCCGACCTGCCCGAGGAGGTGGAGGAGAGGCTCTCCCCCGGGCCCGTGACGGTGCTTAAGGTCAGCCATCACGGCGCCCGCACCGGCACCTCCGAGGCCCTGCTGCAGCGCTGTCGGCCCGAGTTCGCCCTCATCGGGACGGGGAACAACCCTTATGGCCACCCCCACCCGGAAGTCCTGGAGCGCCTAAAGGCCCATGGGGCCCGGGTCTACCGGACGGACCGCGTGGGGGCGGTGCGGGTCTCCTTCGGCTACGCGTGGTAA
- a CDS encoding ParB/RepB/Spo0J family partition protein, which produces MSKKASGLGRGLEALLPKGGGGVVRLPLEAIRPNPSQPRRRFRQESLEELALSIREKGLLQPLLVRPKGNGYELVAGERRFRAAELAGLAEVPAMVRDLTDREALELSLVENLQREDLSPVEEARGYQALLGMGLTQEEVARRVGKARSTVANALRLLQLPEEALEALDRGEITPGHARALLMLEPEDRLWGLKEILQKGLSVRQAEALRERLTRERRPREDSPLSLGLSRHLGLPVRVVGGRRGKVVIHYRSLEELEALLERLGYHA; this is translated from the coding sequence GTGTCCAAGAAGGCTAGCGGACTGGGGAGGGGCCTCGAGGCCCTCCTGCCTAAGGGGGGTGGGGGCGTGGTGCGCCTGCCCCTGGAGGCCATCCGCCCCAACCCCTCCCAGCCCAGGAGGCGTTTTCGCCAGGAGAGCCTGGAGGAGCTCGCCCTCTCCATCCGGGAGAAGGGCCTCCTGCAGCCCCTCCTGGTACGGCCCAAGGGGAACGGGTACGAGCTGGTGGCCGGGGAACGGCGCTTCCGGGCGGCGGAGCTCGCGGGCCTGGCCGAGGTACCCGCGATGGTGCGGGACCTCACGGACCGGGAGGCCTTGGAGCTCTCCCTGGTGGAGAACCTGCAGCGGGAGGACCTCTCCCCGGTGGAGGAGGCCCGGGGGTACCAGGCCTTGCTGGGGATGGGCCTGACCCAAGAGGAGGTGGCCCGGCGGGTGGGGAAGGCCCGCTCCACGGTGGCCAATGCCCTGAGGCTCCTGCAGCTCCCCGAGGAGGCCCTGGAGGCCTTGGACCGGGGCGAGATCACCCCGGGTCACGCCCGGGCCCTCCTCATGCTGGAGCCGGAGGACCGGCTCTGGGGCCTAAAGGAGATCCTCCAGAAGGGGCTTTCCGTGCGCCAGGCGGAGGCGCTTAGGGAACGCCTCACCCGTGAGCGGAGGCCCAGGGAGGATTCCCCTCTCTCCCTGGGGCTTTCCCGGCATCTTGGCCTGCCGGTGAGGGTGGTGGGGGGCAGAAGGGGAAAGGTGGTCATCCACTACCGCTCCCTCGAGGAGCTGGAGGCCCTCCTGGAGCGGCTAGGTTACCACGCGTAG
- the soj gene encoding chromosome-partitioning ATPase Soj, whose translation MPAAPGFREKNPYAKGEVRRIALVNQKGGVGKTTTAINLAAYLARTGRRVLLVDLDPQMNATSGLGVRPRRGVYQLLQGEPLEALVYPVDGFHLLPATPDLVGATVELAETPLALAEVLKDEGYDFTLLDVPPSLSPLTLNALGAAQGVLVPVQAEYYALEGVAGLLATLDEVRNRFNPALRLLGILITMYDGRTLLSQQVEAQLRAHFGEKVFWTVVPRNVRLAEAPSFGRTIAQHAPTSPGAHAYRRLAEEVIARVQEG comes from the coding sequence ATCCCCGCCGCCCCGGGGTTCCGGGAAAAAAACCCTTATGCTAAGGGCGAGGTGCGCCGGATCGCCCTGGTGAACCAGAAGGGGGGGGTGGGCAAGACCACCACCGCCATCAACCTGGCGGCCTACCTGGCCCGCACGGGCAGAAGGGTCCTCCTGGTGGACCTGGACCCTCAGATGAACGCCACCAGCGGCCTGGGCGTGCGTCCCCGGCGGGGGGTGTACCAGCTTCTCCAAGGGGAGCCCCTCGAGGCCCTGGTGTACCCCGTGGACGGGTTTCACCTCCTGCCCGCCACCCCGGACCTGGTGGGGGCCACGGTGGAGCTGGCCGAAACCCCCTTGGCCCTGGCCGAGGTCCTCAAGGACGAGGGGTATGATTTTACCCTTTTGGACGTGCCCCCAAGCCTCTCCCCCCTCACCCTGAACGCCCTGGGGGCGGCCCAGGGGGTCTTGGTGCCGGTGCAGGCGGAGTACTACGCCCTGGAGGGGGTGGCGGGCCTGCTCGCTACCTTGGACGAGGTGCGGAACCGTTTCAACCCCGCCCTGAGGCTTTTGGGCATCCTCATCACCATGTACGACGGCCGGACCCTGCTCTCCCAGCAGGTGGAGGCGCAGCTTCGGGCCCACTTCGGGGAGAAGGTGTTCTGGACGGTGGTCCCTAGGAACGTGCGGCTGGCGGAGGCCCCGAGCTTTGGGCGCACCATCGCCCAGCACGCCCCCACCTCCCCGGGGGCCCATGCCTACCGCCGTTTGGCCGAGGAGGTGATCGCCCGTGTCCAAGAAGGCTAG
- the rsmG gene encoding 16S rRNA (guanine(527)-N(7))-methyltransferase RsmG: protein MRFHVKQGGGLSEEGRALLLEGGRALGLDLRPQLERFSALYALLREGSQRTNLTALRTEREVVAKHFLDSLTLLVLPLWEGPLRVLDLGTGAGFPGLPLKIVRPELEVVLLDATRKKVAFLQEAVKALGLQGAYPLWGRAEELAHRPEHREAYHRVVARAVAPLCTLCELSLPFLRVGGRMVAQKGPRVTEELEPLPRALGLLGGSLEEVRSLHLPFLEEGRTLVVLGKVAPTPRTYPRRPGVPGKKPLC from the coding sequence GTGAGGTTTCACGTGAAACAGGGGGGCGGCCTGAGCGAGGAGGGACGGGCCCTCCTCCTAGAGGGGGGAAGGGCCCTGGGCCTGGACTTGAGGCCTCAGCTGGAGCGCTTTTCCGCCCTCTACGCGCTCCTTAGGGAGGGAAGCCAAAGGACCAACCTCACCGCCTTGCGCACGGAGCGGGAGGTGGTGGCCAAGCACTTCCTGGACTCCCTCACCCTTCTTGTGCTTCCCCTATGGGAGGGCCCGCTCAGGGTCCTGGATCTGGGCACAGGGGCGGGTTTCCCGGGGCTTCCCCTGAAGATCGTGCGGCCGGAGCTGGAGGTGGTTCTCCTGGACGCGACCCGCAAGAAGGTGGCCTTTCTGCAGGAGGCGGTGAAGGCCCTCGGGCTCCAGGGGGCCTACCCCCTTTGGGGCCGGGCGGAGGAGCTGGCCCACCGCCCGGAGCACCGCGAGGCCTACCACCGGGTGGTGGCCCGGGCCGTGGCCCCCCTCTGCACGCTCTGCGAGCTCTCCCTTCCCTTCCTCCGGGTGGGGGGGCGGATGGTGGCCCAGAAGGGGCCCAGGGTGACGGAGGAGCTGGAACCTCTTCCCCGAGCCCTGGGCCTCCTGGGGGGTTCCCTGGAAGAGGTGCGCTCTCTGCACCTCCCCTTCCTGGAGGAGGGGCGGACTCTGGTGGTGCTGGGCAAGGTGGCGCCCACCCCCCGGACCTATCCCCGCCGCCCCGGGGTTCCGGGAAAAAAACCCTTATGCTAA
- the mnmG gene encoding tRNA uridine-5-carboxymethylaminomethyl(34) synthesis enzyme MnmG, whose protein sequence is MEGGMGYDVLVVGGGHAGLEAAWAAAALGVRVALVTVNPERIGMMPCNPAVGGPGKSQLVAEVVALGGLMGRAADATAIHTRVLNRSKGPAVQSLRVQVDRDLYALKAQEILAERPIEVVRGEVAALFVEGGRLCGVRTVDGRVLPAKAVVVAGGTFLSGVVWYGRRSRPAGRQGEPPARFLSQSLRAVGHTLRRFKTGTPPRIRADSVDFGRLEVVPPEVPPGSFTGSPGPHAARLPTWQTRTTERTHLLIRENLHLSPLYAGDIEGIGPRYCPSIEDKVVRFADKESHLLFVEPDGLSTSEVYLQGFSSSLPPELQEAMVRSLPGFERAVIQRYAYAVEYDSLDPTELTRGLQSRLLPGLFAAGQVNGTSGYEEAAAQGVLAGLNAARFALGLPEVHLPRETGYLGVLVDDLVGRGVDEPYRMMTSRVELRLLCRADNADERLVPLAVAWGLRPREDLEGVRAKYERVEAELKRLEALRVEGVSGLQWLRRPENTYQALAERFPPPVPLAPEEAEQVEIRAKYAGYIERQERLRERMRDLAAHPLPEGLDYPRVPGLSREAVEKLARFRPRTLAEAARVPGVRDSDLTALLVHLRRGG, encoded by the coding sequence GTGGAGGGCGGGATGGGGTACGACGTCCTGGTAGTGGGCGGGGGGCATGCGGGCCTCGAGGCCGCCTGGGCGGCCGCGGCCCTGGGGGTGCGGGTGGCCCTGGTCACCGTGAACCCGGAGAGGATCGGCATGATGCCCTGCAACCCTGCGGTGGGAGGGCCGGGGAAGAGCCAGCTGGTGGCGGAGGTGGTGGCCCTGGGCGGGCTGATGGGCCGGGCCGCGGACGCCACCGCCATCCACACCCGGGTCCTCAACCGCTCCAAGGGCCCGGCGGTGCAGAGCCTCCGGGTCCAGGTGGACCGGGATCTCTACGCCCTGAAGGCCCAGGAGATCTTGGCGGAGCGTCCCATTGAGGTGGTCCGGGGCGAGGTGGCCGCCCTCTTTGTGGAGGGGGGGAGGCTATGCGGGGTGCGCACCGTGGATGGAAGGGTCCTTCCCGCCAAGGCGGTGGTGGTGGCGGGAGGCACCTTCCTCTCCGGCGTGGTCTGGTACGGCCGCAGGTCCAGGCCCGCCGGGCGCCAGGGGGAGCCCCCGGCCCGGTTTCTTTCCCAGAGCTTGAGGGCGGTGGGGCACACCCTGAGGCGCTTCAAGACGGGGACCCCGCCCAGGATCCGGGCCGACAGCGTGGACTTCGGCCGCCTGGAGGTGGTCCCCCCGGAGGTGCCGCCCGGGAGCTTCACCGGGAGTCCCGGGCCCCACGCCGCAAGACTCCCCACCTGGCAGACCCGCACCACGGAGAGGACCCACCTCCTGATCCGGGAGAACCTCCACCTCTCCCCCCTCTACGCCGGGGACATAGAGGGCATCGGGCCGCGCTACTGCCCCTCTATTGAGGACAAGGTGGTGCGCTTTGCCGACAAGGAAAGCCACCTCCTCTTCGTGGAGCCGGACGGGCTTTCCACCAGCGAGGTCTACCTCCAGGGTTTCTCCTCAAGCCTCCCCCCGGAGCTTCAGGAGGCCATGGTGCGTTCCCTCCCCGGGTTTGAGCGGGCGGTGATCCAGCGTTACGCCTACGCCGTGGAGTACGACAGCCTGGACCCCACGGAGCTGACCCGGGGCCTCCAGTCCCGCCTCCTCCCCGGCCTCTTCGCGGCGGGCCAGGTAAACGGTACCTCCGGCTACGAGGAGGCGGCGGCCCAGGGGGTGCTGGCGGGGCTGAACGCGGCCCGGTTCGCCCTGGGTCTTCCCGAGGTCCACCTCCCTCGGGAAACCGGCTACCTGGGCGTTCTGGTGGACGACCTGGTGGGCCGGGGAGTGGACGAGCCCTACCGCATGATGACGAGCAGGGTGGAGCTCCGCCTCCTCTGCCGGGCGGACAACGCCGACGAGCGGCTTGTCCCCTTGGCGGTGGCCTGGGGCCTGAGGCCCAGGGAGGACCTGGAGGGGGTGCGGGCCAAGTACGAGAGGGTGGAGGCGGAGCTCAAGCGCCTCGAGGCCCTCCGGGTGGAGGGGGTTTCCGGACTCCAGTGGCTGAGGCGCCCCGAGAACACCTACCAGGCCCTCGCCGAGCGCTTTCCTCCCCCTGTGCCCCTCGCCCCCGAGGAGGCGGAGCAGGTGGAGATCCGGGCCAAGTACGCCGGGTACATAGAGCGGCAGGAAAGGCTTAGGGAAAGGATGCGGGACCTCGCCGCCCATCCCCTCCCCGAGGGGCTGGACTACCCGCGGGTGCCGGGGCTTTCGCGCGAGGCGGTGGAGAAGCTCGCCCGCTTCCGGCCCCGGACCCTGGCCGAGGCCGCCCGGGTGCCCGGAGTCCGGGATTCGGACCTCACCGCGCTGCTCGTGCACCTGAGGCGGGGAGGGTGA
- the dnaA gene encoding chromosomal replication initiator protein DnaA: MTHEAVWQHVLEHIRRNITEVEYHTWFERIRPLGVREGVLELAVPTSFALDWIRRHYAELIQEALTLLGAQVPRFELKVVPGAAVQEDIFQAAVKPETPKPRLNPKYTFENFVVGPNNSMAHAAAVAVAESPGRAYNPLFIYGGVGLGKTHLMHAVGHSVAKRFPHLKIEYVSTETFTNELINAIREDRMAEFRERYRSVDLLLVDDIQFIAGKERTQEEFFHTFNALYEAHKQIILSSDRPPKDILTLEARLRSRFEWGLITDIQPPDLETRIAILKMNAEQRGLRVGEDVLEYIARQVTSNIRELEGAFMRAVAYASLNGVELTRSVAAKALSEIFAPKEVEVDPQEIVRVVAEHFALRPEDLLGGGRRKEVVLPRQIAMFLVRDLTRSSLPEIGQLFGGRDHTTVLYAIQKVQELSESDREVQSLLRSLREKLG, translated from the coding sequence TTGACGCACGAGGCGGTCTGGCAACACGTTCTGGAGCACATCCGCCGCAACATCACCGAGGTGGAATACCACACCTGGTTTGAAAGGATCCGTCCCCTCGGCGTCCGAGAAGGCGTTCTGGAGCTTGCGGTGCCCACTTCCTTTGCCTTGGACTGGATCCGGCGGCACTACGCCGAGCTCATCCAGGAGGCCCTGACCCTCCTGGGGGCCCAGGTGCCGCGCTTTGAGCTCAAGGTGGTCCCAGGCGCCGCCGTCCAGGAGGACATCTTTCAGGCCGCCGTAAAACCCGAGACGCCGAAGCCCAGGCTGAACCCCAAGTACACCTTTGAGAACTTCGTGGTGGGCCCCAACAACTCCATGGCCCACGCGGCGGCGGTGGCCGTGGCCGAGTCCCCTGGCCGGGCCTACAACCCCCTCTTCATCTACGGGGGCGTGGGCCTAGGGAAGACCCACCTCATGCACGCCGTGGGGCACTCCGTGGCCAAGCGCTTTCCCCACCTCAAGATTGAGTACGTGTCCACGGAAACCTTTACCAACGAGCTGATCAACGCCATTCGCGAAGACCGGATGGCGGAGTTCCGCGAGCGTTACCGCTCTGTGGACCTGCTCCTGGTGGACGACATCCAGTTCATCGCCGGCAAGGAGCGCACCCAGGAGGAGTTCTTCCATACCTTCAACGCCCTTTACGAGGCCCACAAGCAGATCATCCTCTCCTCGGACCGCCCCCCCAAGGACATCCTCACCCTCGAGGCCCGCCTCAGGAGCCGGTTTGAGTGGGGCCTCATCACCGACATCCAGCCCCCGGACCTGGAGACCCGCATCGCCATCCTGAAGATGAACGCAGAGCAGCGGGGGCTGCGCGTGGGCGAGGACGTCTTGGAGTACATCGCCCGCCAGGTGACCTCCAACATCCGCGAGCTGGAGGGGGCCTTTATGCGGGCGGTGGCCTACGCCTCCCTAAACGGGGTGGAGCTCACCCGGAGCGTGGCGGCCAAGGCCCTCTCCGAGATCTTCGCCCCGAAAGAGGTGGAGGTGGACCCGCAGGAAATTGTGCGGGTGGTGGCCGAGCACTTCGCCCTTCGTCCTGAGGACCTCTTAGGGGGTGGACGCCGGAAGGAGGTGGTCCTGCCTCGCCAGATCGCCATGTTCCTGGTGCGAGACCTGACCCGCTCCTCCCTACCCGAGATCGGCCAGCTCTTTGGCGGCCGGGACCACACCACGGTGCTCTACGCCATCCAGAAGGTGCAGGAGCTTTCCGAAAGCGACCGGGAGGTGCAAAGCCTCCTCAGGTCCCTCCGGGAGAAGCTGGGGTGA
- the dnaN gene encoding DNA polymerase III subunit beta, which produces MHVIIPKNLLAEGISLLERVIPSRSSNPLLTYLGLSAGPGALLLFGSNGEVDLEVRLPAQVSGEGRYLVPSQPFFSLVRSLPGEAVELSLPPGGEPLGGQGTPQLSLSSGRFATRLSAAPTEGYPDLLFPNPEGGEGDEVFPDRVLLPVEELLKVLAHVRYAASNEEYRAIFRGVQLEFSERGLRAVASDGYRLALFDLERPQPFARKAVVPARSVDEMVRVLRSAGPGEAGLALGPGVLALEVRQGGEGALRMAVRLMEGEFPDYERVIPREFPSRVALEVEPFREALRRVSVLADRQNHRVDLLLDEGRALLSAEGDYGRGQEEVPVGLEGAPMGLAYNARYLLEALGPLTGSAELLLSGPKSPSLIRPLGGGGYQAVVVPLRV; this is translated from the coding sequence ATGCATGTGATTATTCCGAAAAACCTTCTGGCCGAGGGAATTTCCCTTTTGGAACGGGTAATTCCCTCCCGAAGCTCCAACCCCCTCCTCACCTACTTGGGCCTCTCGGCCGGGCCCGGCGCGTTGCTCCTCTTCGGGAGCAACGGGGAGGTGGACCTGGAGGTGCGGCTTCCTGCGCAGGTTTCCGGCGAGGGCCGGTACCTGGTGCCCTCCCAGCCCTTCTTCAGCCTGGTGCGCAGCCTCCCTGGGGAAGCGGTGGAGCTCTCCCTCCCCCCCGGCGGCGAACCCCTTGGGGGGCAGGGTACGCCTCAGCTTTCCCTCTCCTCGGGGCGCTTTGCCACCCGGCTCAGCGCCGCCCCCACAGAGGGCTATCCCGACCTCCTTTTCCCCAACCCCGAAGGGGGTGAGGGGGATGAGGTGTTTCCCGACCGGGTTCTTCTCCCGGTGGAGGAGCTCCTCAAGGTCCTCGCCCACGTGCGCTACGCCGCCAGCAACGAGGAGTACCGGGCCATCTTCCGGGGAGTGCAGCTGGAGTTTTCCGAAAGGGGCCTCAGGGCAGTGGCCTCCGACGGGTACCGCCTGGCCCTCTTTGACCTGGAGAGGCCGCAGCCCTTTGCGCGCAAGGCGGTGGTCCCAGCCCGGAGCGTGGACGAGATGGTGCGGGTCCTGCGGAGCGCGGGACCGGGCGAGGCGGGCCTGGCCCTGGGCCCGGGGGTCCTGGCCCTCGAGGTGCGGCAGGGGGGCGAGGGGGCGTTGCGGATGGCGGTCCGGCTCATGGAGGGGGAGTTTCCCGACTACGAGCGGGTGATCCCGAGGGAGTTTCCCTCCAGGGTGGCCTTGGAGGTGGAGCCCTTCCGGGAAGCCTTGAGGCGGGTGAGCGTCCTGGCGGACCGTCAGAACCACCGGGTGGACCTCCTCTTGGACGAGGGGCGGGCCCTCCTTTCGGCGGAAGGGGACTACGGCCGGGGACAGGAGGAGGTCCCCGTGGGCTTGGAGGGCGCCCCTATGGGCCTCGCCTACAACGCCCGCTACCTCCTCGAGGCCCTGGGCCCCCTTACGGGTTCGGCCGAACTCCTCCTCTCCGGCCCCAAAAGCCCGAGCCTGATCCGTCCCCTGGGGGGTGGGGGTTACCAGGCGGTGGTGGTGCCCCTGAGGGTGTAA